The Bacteroidota bacterium region TCTAGCATTTTAGTTACTCTGTTTTCATTTTGTACTAATTCATCATCATCCAAATCATCAACTACTAAGTAGTCTGGGCGATGTTCACGAAATCGCAATCCACGCGGACTTTGCCCTCTGCCTAATGCAAAAAATGCTTTTGCATCTTTTGTTATAAATTTTCCATCTTCCCAGCTACCTACATTTATTTGTTCGCCATAATCATGAATGTATCGTTGATTGTATTGTAATTCAGCTTGTAAATCTCCAAGTAACGTTTTTGCATTGTCTTCACTTTTGCCTACAAGTATCATTACATTTAATTCTCCTTTTACTTTCAGCCATAATGGAATCATTAAATCAAAGTGTGTGCTTTTTGCATGTCCTCGCGCCCATTCAAACAAAGCCCTTAGTTTTTTATTGTTTGCAACTTCATTGGCTGCGTCTATCTGAAATTGTCCACATTTATTTTTTGCATAGTGTGGAAAATAATACTCAACAAAAAATTGATAGTCGTTTTTGGCTCGCTCTATCCGCTCTGCTTTTGACATTTCATTTTCAAAACCATCCACTACAGTTTGCTGCTGTACCTTCGTACAGTGCATTTGCCACCTGGTCAGACTTTGCTTAGATACTTTCATTGTTATGGTTTTTTATTCAATCAACTTGTAGCCCTGAGGTCCCTTTCCCCGCTCCTGTTGGAGTGGAGTTAGTGCTGAGTTCGCATTCCCCTCTCCCGTTGGAGAGGGGTCAGGCGTGAGGTCGCATTCCCCTCTCCCCCTGGAGAGGGGTCAGGGGTGAGGTTTCACTATTTTACTTTGTATAAATAAATCCTGAAAATGATTATTCCGTTGCGCGAAATCTACATCGACAATCATACGCCACCTATTGTATTCTTCAACAACTTCTATGTAAGTTTCTATAGTTGCTTTCTTTTCAAGCTTGTCAATGGAGGCTGCTAATTTTGCAATTGAATCTACTTCGCGTGCGCTCAGTATTCTGCTTTCATCTTTTGCAACATCAGCTATTCTTAAAAGTTGAATATGCAACATAGAAATAATTTGCTGCCTTGTCAAACTTTTAGTGTCACGTAATTCAGTCCATTTACCCTTTTGCTTTTGTTCGGTAAAAGTTTTTTCCGTCCACATGACTATTTCACAAATTTCCTTTTGTGTTTTTTCTATATTCAAGAACATAGTTCTTGCAATTTCTATTTTTTGTTTTGTAGTCATCTATAAATAAATTATGCCTTGGTTATTTATTCCCCTCCCCAGTTGCAGAGGGGTTAGGGGTGAGGTGTATTCTCCCCTCTCAAGTTGCAGAGGGATTAAGGTTGAGGTTATTTGTTCATCGAGCTAAATATTATTTCTGTGCAACTAAGTATCATTGAGCGCAACACGATGCAAGCCGCTACACACCTATGTTTTGCATAAATATAAACATTATTTTTATACGGAAATAAAATAAAATGACGGATAATTATATAGTAAACAACACGCCAAAACCTGCCGAAATTCTCTTATATGGTTATATAGGTAATGACACCAATGACTTTTCCAAGAAATTTATAGCCGAATTTAAAAAGGTAGAAGGATCTAATTCAAATATAAATGTCCGTATTAATTCAGGTGGTGGTGATGTATTTGAAGGTATTGCCATTTATAACACACTTAAAAATTCGTGCGCAACAATACATGTATACGTTGACGGTATGGCTGCAAGCATGGCAAGCATTATCGCTTTGGGTGGCTCAAAAATATTTATAAACAAATATGCTCAACTAATGATTCATAAGGTTTCAGGTTCATCGCATGGTGATGCTGATAAGCTGAGAGAAACAGCTTCCTTGATGGATGAAATGCAACATTCACTAATCTCAATTTATGCTGAACGAACAGGTTTGCAAGCTGCTGAAATTGAATCTGCATGGATGCAAAGGGGTAAGGATAATTGGTTTAATGCTGAACAAGCTCTTAAATATAAATTAGTTGACGAAATATTTGATGGTGCAATAAAAAAGGCACCTTCCAAAATAAAGAACGGCTCATTGCCAATGCAATTCAATCAAATCGCATTCGTGAAGAACAGCGTTCTGTTTTTACCATCTTGGCCGAAGCAAACTTTGATGCAGCCAAGGCTGCTATTAATGCTATAACGCCTTATAAAAGCATTACATCGCAATTAGCAACCGTAGAGGCAGAAGATGAATATAAATCCTTTCGTGAGTATCAAGAGAAGGCTCCTGCTTTGCTTGCAGAAATGAAAATTAACAATCCGGCTAAATTCTCTGCACTCTATAAAAAAGAATACGGCACAACACCAAAACTATCAGCACTATAATCAAATATGCTTAATTCTACCTAATCAATTATATAAGGTTGAAATGAGGCTTAAAACAATCAAATAAAATGGCTATACAAAAAGAAATCTGGACTAATCATTTACAAGCAAGCTTGTTTAAAAACAATGACTTCCTTAATTACTGTTATAAGGCAGACCAACATGTAATAAATGGAAAGTAGTACATATCCCCAATGCAGGAGCAGCACCTGCAATTGTAAAAATCGTTCATCGTTACCTGCATCTGTCACAACACGTACCGACATTGATATAACATATCCGTTGGACGAATTTACATCCGACCCAATTCTAATTCCCAATGCCGACACCGTAGAATTATCTTACGATAAAATGGCCAGTGTCCTTTCCGAATCAGAAAGTGCAATCCGCGAATTAGTTGCCGATTGGATGTTGTACAATTGGCGTGTAGAAACAGGTGGGGCTATCGTTCGCACCTCAGGTGCCAATGTTAATGCACATCTACCATCAGCAACAGGTACACGCAAAAAGTTTTCCCTTGCCGATGTAAAAGCTGCACGCTTATTACTCAACAAACAAAACGTAGCCAAAGAAGACCGCTACATGATGGTAGATTCCGATATGTACGAACAATTAGTAGATGAATTAAACGTCACTCAATACCGTGATGCAGCTAAAGAATATGACCTGCCGGCAGGTGTTATAAACCGTATTTATGGCTTTTGGATTATGGAACGCAGTAACACACTCGTTGCGAATAATGCTGGTACGCCACTAGTACAAACCCCAGGCACAGCAGGCACAATAAACGACAACGGTGTTGTATTGCTTTGGCAAGCAAACTGCGTAGAACGTGCTTTAGGCGCAGTTGATTTCTTCGAGCAACTAAACGCTCCAACTTATTATGGTGACATCTATTCTGCCCTCATACGCATGGGTGGCCGCAAGCGCAGAAACGATTACAAAGGTGTAGTAGCAATCATCCAAACACCATGACCATCGTATTGTAATGTTTTTTATTCTTTTACTATTTTTTCATTGAATGTTTTCTTTTCTGTTTTCAGGGTTTGAAATAAATTCCCGATATAATTTATCTAGGGCAATTTCTTTTATATTTTCTCCTTCCATTAAGTCAATTTTTGATCGATAAATCGATTGCCTAATGTATTGCATATTTCAATAATGCTATTATCCTGATTTGTTTCAGAATACATTTCCAAAATAAATGTTCCTGCATTTGGATTTGGATATATTGAAAGAAATTCATTTGATTCAATATCTGCAGCTATATAGGAACGGCAGCTTACTGTCACTGTTTTTGGTCCGGATGTAGTTGAACAGCCAAATGAATTGGTGACAGTAACTTTATAGTTGCCGGCACTTGTAGCAACGTAACTAGATGCTATTGCACCGGGAAGATTAAGATTATCCTTTAACCATTGATAGGTTAACCCATTGCCTGTCGGTGCTGAAAAAGTAACTGTCCCCGGTGGGCAAATCGTTTGTGATCCTGTAATTGTTATAGCAGCAGATGGTGGACCGGTAACTAAAACCGAATTGGAAGTTTTGCTGCATCCGTTTGAATTGGTCACGATTACCGAATAATTATTTGTTACGGTTGCGGTATAAGATGATAAGGTTGCACCTCCAATATTTGAATTTCCTTTTTTCCATTGATATGTCAATCCTGTACCCATATTCGCATTTAAAACAGAGGAGCCTCCTGTACAAAAATTTGTAGGTCCAGAAGGGGTGATTAAAGCTGAAGGAATACTTTTCACTGTTACAGTTGTACCAGCTGAAAGGCTTGTACAACCTGATGCATTTGTTACAATAACCTTGTAAGTGCCCCCTGATGATGCTAAATATGTTTTGGAAGTAGCTCCACCTATAATGGTAGAACCCTTTTTCCATTGATATGTCAATCCTGTACCAGAATTTGCATTTAATACTAAGGTATCTCCGGCACAAAAATATGTAGCTCCGGAAGGAGTGATAACAGATGTAGGAACACTTTTTACTATTACAGCTGTTCCAGATGAAAGGCTTGAACACCCTGATGCATTTGTTACAATAACCTTGTAAGTGCCCCCTGTTGATACTAAATATGTTTTGGAATTTGCTCCACCAATATTGGTAGTGCCCTTTTGCCATTGGTATGTGAATCCTGTACCCCCATTTGCTGAAAGAACTACATTCTCTCCGTTGCAAATTGTTGTGGAGCTTTGCGCTGTAATAGTTGCTGAAGGCGATGGGTTTACCGTAACTGTGATTGAATTAGAGGTTACAGATCCACAGGTTCTTGTTACTACTACTTTATAGCTGCCACTTGCTGTTGCAATATATGATGAATTGGTCGCTCCAGGAATATTTACATTATTCTTTTTCCATTGATATGTTGATCCCATTGCAACTGCTGTACTCAATTGAACATTATCACCAGGGCAGAAAGTAGTAGAACCCGCAGCAGAGATGTTTATAAATGGACCCCCTACACCAACAGCATACCAGGCATTTGTAACAGACTGGACTAAAGGAGAACATTCATTACCGAATGATATATCAATTGCAGCTTGTATGGAGCCCCAACGGGCATCAGCGTAATCAGAGGAGGACCATAAATATGACGTTAGATTACTATATGCAACTTTCGCAGCAGCTGACATTCCAATTCCTTGAACATTATATACATCATTATTATCGTTGGTTCCACTGCCACCATTAACCAATAAATAAAACCAGAAATTCTGAACCCCGCTATTTGTATGAACTCCACCAAAGTCATCACTTCCCGTATACCAGGGTCCTAAAGAATTAGTGCTTAAATAAGTATCGGGGTGTCCATATGTATTGGGATTTGCCAAAGATCGGAAGGCTCCGCTTGCTCGGTCTGCCCCAACTAGCCAGTCATTTCCCGTAACATAATTTTCTATTACTTCACCGAATATGTCACTGAATGATTCATTCAGGCCTGACTCATAGGAATAGTTTAAATCAGCTGATGCAAATGTTACAGCGTGTGTATATTCATGAGCAATAATATCAAGCGGACACCATGAATCTGACAGGCTACTTCCGCACCGACCTCCATTGTACCATTGTTTGTCATAAATGCACCATCAGTATCAGCAGCATTTATATATGCTTCGACTGTTCCCTCAGCGTTGTCATAAGAGTTGCGTCCGTGAGTCAGAAAATAGTTATATGCCTGCTTTACTTCCCATAAAACTGTTCCCCCAAACCGTTTATTGTTTGAAACCCATTTGTTGGCAGTATCTTCTATTTCTACAACATTACCATTATTCCAATTTTTGACCCAAATAGAAGCCGCCTGACAAGAATCTCTTAGCCTCCACTTGGCGGTTGGAGTAGTAACATACTTTTCAGTAAAGATATTACGCGTTCCACTAGAAAAAAGAGTTGCCACAGTTGCAGGTTTACAATGCGGATCCGGACACGGGCCAGTGCAAATAGGCATCGTATCTATAGTAACCACATTATTGGCATGCTGTATAATGTTGGGAAAGCAAGTGATTGCCGTTCCTGCAATTGAAAAATCAATCTCAAAACCATCAAATTCTTGTAGAATTGGCATACAGGTTAGATTAGTATTACTGTCAACAAGAAATTCCTAAGAAGCGCTGGAAGAGCCGGCAAACTGTCAAGTTGATTGCTACCACACCTAAGTTTCACTAAAGAACTGGGGAGTGGCGGTAAGTTTTTTTAACAAGTTGTTCTCGCAATGAAGTGTAAACAAACCAAAAGGAAGTGAAGGCAGGCTCGTCAATTGATTGTAGTTACACCTTATAAAATCTAGACATGCAGGAAGCACAGGAAGGTTTGTTAATTGATTATCATCACAACTTAAAGTACATAAAGAGGCAGGTAGAGTAGGTAAAGTTGTTAACAGATTATCATCACAAATTAAATACAATAAAGTATCAGGAAGTGCAGGTAGGCTCGATAATAGATTGCGATTACAGTACAAACGTTCGAGAGACGCAGGAAGCGCAGGAAGGCTCGTTAATTGATTATCATCACAAACTAAAGTACATAAAGAAGCCGGAAGGGTGGATAAGTTGGTTAACGGATTATCACTGCAGTCTAAAGATATTAAATCGACAGGTAGTGTAGGAAGGGTTGTAAACTGATTATTCCGACAGGTAAAGTGTTTTAGACTTGCAGGAAGTGTGGGAAGGCTCGATAATTGATTGCCAGGACAATATAAAGTCTTAAGTAATCCAAAATATTGTATCCCTGTCAAATCTGAAATATTAGCATAATCAGGATACAAAGATTTACAATTTTGAACCTTAGCCGAGGTAACATTAAGCATATTCCCATTCATTTCTGCTGCGAATCCTCCTCCATATATATCTTTTAGCCAAGCCACAAAATTAGGATCTGGTATGGTAACCCATTGTTGTGCTTTGCAAAAATTGAAGGAAAAAGAAGCAAGTAAGACAGTAATGATAATTTTGGTTTTCATAATGTTTTTAGTTTTGTCTTTTTTTAATTATGCTTAAGAGAGTTTACTAAAAATACTTCACCTGTTTTTGCATCCACATATACTCTTTGTGCATTATCAGGAATGGAAGAATATATGTCAAACTTATATGCGAGCCGCAGATTTGTTTTTTTATCAAGTGTATTAATATCCTCAGCATACCAGTACAATTCACCTTTAGGAAAATAAGTTGCATTTATATCTTTCTTGCTTTCCTTAATGTTTTTTTCCCAGAATACATCTTCCCATTTATATTTCAATGCGCCTACGTAGTTCTTTGCTGCATTCATTGCTTCCACCACATTCACTGTGGCTTTAGATGAAAGATTTGTAGTAACATTCAATGCATGTCCGTTAAAAGAAGTTACATAGCCATCTTTAACATGCACGATATACATTGTTAATTCAATAGGTATGTCCTTGTAAGTCTGAATGTAGCGATAATGTACCATCCCTAAATCATCAGTTTCTTTTGGGTCAATTTAAAATCAACGTCAGAACTTGTCTTGAATGTTTGCTTTAGCCAGGGTAAAAAAGAAGCAAAAGATTTTTGCTGTTCTTTCTCAAATCTTACAAAAGCTGGATAAGGGCTGTTTGTTTTTTCATACACAAAGGAGGCATCTGATATTTTTTCACTTGCCTTCTGTCCGTGATATTCCTTGCCTTCAATATCCGTTTTTGCAACATTGCTCTGTTGAGCAAATAAACTTGGCGTTGCAATTGTAATCAGAGATACAATAAATAACCCCGTTATTTGCAAATAATTATTTGTTTTCATCTTTTATTTTTTTGAGTAAAATAAACCAAACAAATATAAAACAATAAAATTAAAACAGAAAAAATAAAACAATAGTGCTCACCTTTTATTAAAATCTTTGCTGTAAATACAAAGTCGTTTCTAGCCTCATTGTGCGATATAATCGAAGTAATTCTTTTTATTCATGCCCTTTTAAACCCATTTGGCACAAGTGTTTACAAGCAAACGCGTTGCCTTGCCTTGTTCCTCAATATTTACCCCACCTTCTTTCCCCTCAATGTCCTATCTAATAAAGCATCAAATTTCAAAAGTGAATCGTAATCAAAATCAAAAGATTCACCATCAATAAAATCGCTACCATCACTATATACATTACAGTAATAATCCAAACCGTATATCCATTTTTGCTCTTCTGGGTTCGTTTCTAAGTGCGCTTCATTAAACCTATTTAATCTTGTAAATGTGCCTGGTGCTATAAGGCTTACATACCTGTTAACATTTTCAACTATTGCATAAAAGGTTGCCATTTCGGTACGTACTCCATGTGGGGCGCTGTAATATTCAGTTTCATTTTCAAAAGGGTAAATTATTTTTAGCCGCAAGTGTACCACACCAATTTGTTTCGCAGCATCGTAATCTCTCCAATATACATTTTCTATTCGTATCAATACCGCAGGATATACCACAGGTATTTCTGCACCCTCTTTTTTCAATTGCCCAATATCAATATCCACATGTTTTATTTCGGGTACATTGTCTGTTATGGCAGTAGCTATTTGGCCATATAAATTAAATAAAGCACTCATACTATTTCTTCTTGTTTAGTTGTACCCTCTTCTATTTTCTTACCTTCTGTTGGTGTAGGTACATTATATGTTTCGTAAAAATATTTATCGTCAATTTTTATTCTTTCAGCAAGTTTTAAATCCATATCCAATCTTGTTTTCAAATCTATATGTTCCTGCTCATTAAAATAAAATTTTCCTTTTCCTGTAGTATATCCATGCTTTTGTAGTATTGGTATGAGTTTATCATTCAGCACATTTTTTACAAATAACTTATCCGCCATCAGTAAATCACGCTCCGCTTCTTGGTGTACTTTTGCTTGTGCCAGTGCACCGCCACTTTCTGTGGTCATGGTTTGGCCTAAAATCAATTTCGAGAGT contains the following coding sequences:
- a CDS encoding Clp protease ClpP — translated: MTDNYIVNNTPKPAEILLYGYIGNDTNDFSKKFIAEFKKVEGSNSNINVRINSGGGDVFEGIAIYNTLKNSCATIHVYVDGMAASMASIIALGGSKIFINKYAQLMIHKVSGSSHGDADKLRETASLMDEMQHSLISIYAERTGLQAAEIESAWMQRGKDNWFNAEQALKYKLVDEIFDGAIKKAPSKIKNGSLPMQFNQIAFVKNSVLFLPSWPKQTLMQPRLLLML
- a CDS encoding M4 family metallopeptidase encodes the protein MYDKQWYNGGRCGSSLSDSWCPLDIIAHEYTHAVTFASADLNYSYESGLNESFSDIFGEVIENYVTGNDWLVGADRASGAFRSLANPNTYGHPDTYLSTNSLGPWYTGSDDFGGVHTNSGVQNFWFYLLVNGGSGTNDNNDVYNVQGIGMSAAAKVAYSNLTSYLWSSSDYADARWGSIQAAIDISFGNECSPLVQSVTNAWYAVGVGGPFINISAAGSTTFCPGDNVQLSTAVAMGSTYQWKKNNVNIPGATNSSYIATASGSYKVVVTRTCGSVTSNSITVTVNPSPSATITAQSSTTICNGENVVLSANGGTGFTYQWQKGTTNIGGANSKTYLVSTGGTYKVIVTNASGCSSLSSGTAVIVKSVPTSVITPSGATYFCAGDTLVLNANSGTGLTYQWKKGSTIIGGATSKTYLASSGGTYKVIVTNASGCTSLSAGTTVTVKSIPSALITPSGPTNFCTGGSSVLNANMGTGLTYQWKKGNSNIGGATLSSYTATVTNNYSVIVTNSNGCSKTSNSVLVTGPPSAAITITGSQTICPPGTVTFSAPTGNGLTYQWLKDNLNLPGAIASSYVATSAGNYKVTVTNSFGCSTTSGPKTVTVSCRSYIAADIESNEFLSIYPNPNAGTFILEMYSETNQDNSIIEICNTLGNRFIDQKLT